The Leucothrix mucor DSM 2157 DNA window CTGAGTAGATATAGGTTCTATATACACATTGGAGGAACAATATGACCACAGTAGAAAATGCGGACTTCACGCCCCTGTCAGACATAAAAATTAATCATGCTGACAATGAGGCCCCTATGCGTTGGCTGGAAAAAGGTTTCGAAGACTTTAAGAACAACTTGGGCCTTAGCTTACTGTACGGCGGTGTGATTGCTGCGATTGGTGCCATCCTGGCATTTTTCACCTCATCATCACCTAGCTTTATCCTCGGAGCCATCACCGGTTTCGTAATTGTTGGTCCTTTCGCCGCGATCGGCTTATACGATATGGCGCGTGAAATGGAGTTTGGCCGAAAGCCACAACTTCACCATGCTATCTCAGCACTTAGAAAGAATACTGGCACCCTGCTAGCGTTTGCCTTCGCGCTCGGCTTCCTGCATACCGTCTGGACTCGTTTAACTGGTCTACTGCTCGGCTTATTCTTTCAAGACCTGAACATCTCCCGTGGTAACTTATTTGAAGTGCTCAGCGAACCATCAAGCATTGTATTTTTAGCTCTCTTCTTATTGGTTGGCGCAGTAGTCGTAAGCTTTGCATTCGCGATTAGTGTTATCTCTATCCCTATGATCATGCACCGGGATGTTGACTTGGTAACCGCCGCTGCAACAAGCTTGCGCGTTGTGAAGACTAACCCACGTAAGATGTTCACTTGGGCCGCCATGATCGGCACCATTATGATGCTTGGAATGGCAACTGCTTTCCTTGGCCTTATCGTTGCCTTCCCTATCGTTGGTTATGCCAGCTGGCATGCTTACCGCGAGATGGTTGTTCGCCCTGATGAGTTAATTGCTAAGAACGGCCCTATTACTCACTAATAGCTAAGTTCAGCCCCATTAAAAAGGCCTCCGCATTGGGAGGCCTTTTTAATGCTTGGAGTAAATGGCTTACCTGCTTTTAACAACCATGTAATTGATCGCTTCAATCACCGCTTGATCACTCAAGGAAGGATTTCCGCCTTTAACCGGCATAGTTGCCTTACTGCTATCGCCGATCAATGCAGTGGTATACAGAACGCTCATACCCTGCTCAATGCGAGGCTCCCATGCCAGCTTATCACCAAGGATAGGTGCATTCGCTACACCATTTGCATGACACGCCATGCAAGAGGCCTGATACACCTTCTCACCTTCAGCCGTCGCGACCACAGACTCTACACTCACATCAGGAATCGTAGGCTTAGCAACCGCAGGAGCTGCTGCCACAGGCTCTGGTGCTGCAACGATAGCTACAGCCGGTGCTTCGGCTGGCGCAGCGCCGGCTTCTGCCACTTCAACATCCGCTAATGACAACATATGCATGATGGATGCGGTGATTTCTTCATCAGTAATGCTTGGATCACCACCACGAGGAGGCATGCCGCCTTTACCATTAATTGCACTGGTCACTAACGCCTTCATATCACTATTCAATCGAGCGACCCAATCTGCTTTAGCCGTGCTATCCAGCTTTGGTGCATTAGCCAAACCAATGGAGTGGCACACTGCACACACACCTTTTACGATCTCTTCACCAGAGCGCGCAGGAACATCAGCAACATCGACTTTAATAGCGACCGAGCCGATTGGCTTTAATGCAGCCACCATTTGTGGATCAACCACTTTCGCCTCAGGGGTTCCTTTAGGCGCCGGAGCAAACAAATAAAGCACACCGATAACCAGCACTGCTACAATCTGCACCCAAAAAAGCCGAGGTAATTTTTCATGAGAACCAGACATGGTTTCCTCCAGTTGTTTAATTAACAATTATAATATTGAACGACTAACAACCTGAATGCTAAGTGTTGTGACCATCAGGCAATCGTTTCAGATTTAACTTTATATACAAAAACATGACAATGAGCGCCATTAAAAACCATTGAATGGCATAACCGATATGCTTACCGATTTTGCCGTAATACGGCTGCCAGTCTCTTACAAACCCATGCTTATCTGCCGCATCCAGCTCAATTAATATTGGCGCCACCGGCTGCTTTAACTCACTGGCGATCACCGATGGCTCGAAAGCCTGCACCAGATGAGGATAGACATGAGCTTGTGTACTTTCACTAACAGCCAGCTGTATTGCATTGGATGGCTGCTTGATAACACCAAGGATTTCTATAGGGCTAGTATCAACCGCAATATCCGGAAACTGATCTCGTCGGCCCAAAATTGGAATCCAACCGCGATTAACCATCACAACCTGATTACTACCATCCAGCAAAAAAGGCGTTAGCACTTGATAACCCGGCTTACCATTACTGGTTTTATTATCCCAGAGGTATTGCCGTTCGTTATCGAACCGCCCCTGCAATGCCGCAGGCCGATAGACATCAGCAGGCAATTTATTAAAGTCGGCCTGGTTAATATTCAAGGGCGCACGACTCATTGCCACACTGACTTGCCGCTCTATTTCCCGCTTCTCTTCTGCCCGATCTAATTGCCATAACCCAAGCGAAATTAACACCGGAAATACCACTAGAAAAGTCAGCGAAGGAACCAGAGCAGGAGAAAAAACAAAAGACCCGATACGTAGTTTAGTCATATCACAATGAATTAAAACGAACCATCAGGTCGAATCCATCCCATCCAGAAACAAAATAGCAGGAATATAAACAAGGCGATTGAGGCACCGATACGCATGGTTAGTGCTTTCAACATGCGGCGTGAGCTTGTGCCATCTTTCATCATGTAATACAGCGCAGAACCTAAGCTATACAAAATGAACAAAAAGAAGCCCAACACTATAAGTTTAATCAAATGCCATCCTCACCGCTTAAAACAATTACCGGCAGTCACTTGTGACAGTGCCGCCGGCAATCCTGTATTGCTGTTAAATCGATTGATCAAACAAACCAGTAAACATAGATGAACAGTCCAAGCCAGACCACATCCACAAAGTGCCAGTACCAAGCAACCGCTTCAAAACCAAAATGATTTTCTGAGTTGAAATGGCCACGAATAACACGCATCAAAATGGTCACCAACATAATGGTTCCCAAAGTTACGTGCAAACCGTGGAAACCAGTCAGCATAAAGAAGGTACTACCGTAGACACCGGAAGTCATTTTCAGATTTAAGTGACCGTACGCCTCGCCATACTCCATGACCTGAAAACCAAGGAAGACAATACCGAGTAAAATCGTTGCAATCAGTCCGTAAATAATCTGCTTACGATTATTGTTGAGCAATGCCCAGTGTGCCCAAGTTAAGGTAGCACCACTAGCCAGCAGTAACATCGTGTTAAAGGCTGGGATTTGCCAAGCATGAATCAGACCACTTGGTACTGAGAATGCTTCAGGGTTTGGCATTTGGATCAGAGGCCAGACCGCTTTAAACTCAGGCCATAGCAACTTACCGGTCCAGAAGTTATTTCCCTCACCTGCAAGCCATGGCACGGAAAACTCACGCGCATAAAACAAGGCACCAAAGAATGCTGCAAAGAACATAACTTCGGAAAAGATAAACCAAGCCATACCGATCCGGAATGATTTATCTACCTGGGTATTATAAAAGCCAGACTCACTCTCATGAACAACCTGCCCCATCCAACCAAACACCATAAACAGGATAGTGGCCAAACCCAATACCATCAGTCCGGTAGCTAAGGCACTGCCATGCAGGGAACCTGCAAAACCACCCAGCAGTAACGCCATGCCAACAGAACCCACGATGGGCCAATAACTACCTTCCGGAACGTAATACTGTTCTTTAGACTGCATTGATTTCTCCTACACTCATCGACATCCGCAAATCAGACATCAGGTTGTATTCTAAAAAAGTTATACGACAGTGTGATGTTTTGAACATTTCCATCAAGAGACGGCTCAACCACAAACCGCACCGGCATTTCAACCGGTTGATAGGCTTTGAACTCCTGACGCGTAAAGCAAAAGCATTCCAACTTTTTAAAGTGGGTCGCAGCCTGACTGGGCGCCACACTGGGCACTGCCTGACCAACAATCATATCTTTGGAACGATTCTCAGCTAAAAAATACGCGGTATACACTTTGCCCGGCACCACTTCCATTTGAGGGGTTTTCGGGCGAAAGCTAATCGGAAAACCAGGGGCGACTGCTGCTGCAAAATCCACAAATACCGTGCGCGCTTCATCCACCTCATAACTTTCTGCAGTATCTTGATAGCTGCTGGTAGTGGTTCGCCCGTTAAAGCCGGTGACATCACACAGAATGTCATACAACGGCACTAAGGCGAAGGCGAAGCCAAACATGGCAATTGGGATAAAAATCAGCTTTAGCCAAAATCCCTTGGTAACCGGTTCGCGCATTTATTTACCTGACAAAATAAGTGTCAAAGAGAAGATCGCAATAGCGACTGCTGCGATTACCGCCGCTGTCACCATTGCTCCACGTTGCTTTCGTTGAATTTCTGACATCACTTATATTCTCAATGACCTGTGTGGCTAGATTCTTTAAGAATCAACTCACGTGGTGGCTCTTCGTTAAAGGTGTGGTAAGGCGCAGGTGTAGGCAATGTCCACTCCAGACCTTTAGCACTTTCCCAAACGCGTGCTTCTTTGACGACACGACCATTACGGATGCAATCCACAATGATGTAAGCCAGCAATAAGAAGGACAAACCAAACACGAAGCCACCGACACTAGCAATCAGATTGAAGTCAGCAAACTGTAGTGAGTAGTCAGGAATACGGCGTGGCATACCCGCTAACCCTAGGAAGTGCATTGGGAAGAACAACACATTCACTGACAGTACCGCCCACCAGAAGTGGATCGTTGCCAGCTTCTCGTTGTACATACGACCACACCATTTTGGCAACCAGTAGTAAACGCCAGCAATGATAGAGAACAGCGCACCCGTTACCAGTACATAATGGAAATGCGCCACCACGAAGTAGGTATCATGGTATTGAATATCCGCCGGTACGATACCCAGCATCAAGCCGGACAAACCACCGATAGTAAACAGGATTACAAAGGCCACCGCCCACATCATGGGGATTTCAAAGCTCAACGAGCCTCTCCACATGGTAGACACCCAGTTGAACACTTTCACACCAGTCGGAACGGAGATCAGGATCGTCGCATACATAAAGTACATCTGACCCGCAACCGGCATACCGGTTAGGAACATGTGATGTGCCCAAACTACGAATGATAGCACCGCAATTGAAGCCGTTGCATACACCATTGAGCTGTAACCAAACAATGGTTTACGCGAAAACGTCGGGATGATTTGCGAGATAATACCGAAGGCCGGCAAAATCATAATGTAAACTTCAGGGTGACCGAAGAACCAGAAAATATGCTGGAACATAACCGGGTCACCACCACCTGCTGCATCAAAGAAGCTAGTACCGAAGTTACGGTCAGTCAGCATCATTGTTACCGCACCGGCCAATACTGGCATCGCTGCAATCAGCAGGAAGGCTGTGATAAACCAAGTCCAAACGAACAATGGCATATCCATTAGCTTCATGCCGCTAGCACGCATATTCATTACAGTCGCAATGATATTGATCGCACCCATGATGGATGAGAAACCCAACATGTGAATAGCAAAGATGAAGTAGTCAGTACTTTGTGGCGCAAACGTTGTAGACAACGGTGCGTAGAACGTCCAACCAAAGGCCGGTCCGCCACCTTCCATAAACATAGTGCTCATTAACATGGCACCTGCAAATGGCAGAATCCAGAAGCTCCAGTTATTCATGCGGGGTAACGCCATATCCGGTGCACCAATCATGGTAGGAATCTGAATATTCGCCAAGCCCACAAAGGCCGGCATGATCGCACCAAATACCATAATCAAACCATGCATGGTCGTCATCTGGTTAAAAAACTGTGGCTCTACAAACTGCAATCCCGGCATAAATAATTCAGCACGGATAACCATCGCCATCGCACCACCAATCAGCAGCATAATGAATGCAAACCAAAGATAGAGGTAACCGATGTCTTTGTGGTTGGTTGTTTTTACCCACCGCATTAAGCCTGGCTCAGGTCCATGATGATGATCGTCATGTGCATGATTCTGGATGTCGGCTTCAATATCAGTTGTCGTTGTTGCCATGTTACTGCCTCCTTATCGTGCAGACTTAATTGTTGCAGGTTGAACAATTTCGTTGGTGTTATTGCCGAACGCGTTACGCTCGTAAGTCACCACCGCCGCAATGTCACTATCGCTCAGCTGCTTGCCAAACGCTTGCATCGCAGTCCCACTTTTACCGTTGAGAATGATATCGATATGAGCAGCCATGTTTTCCGTTTTAGTCGTAATTGGACTGCCTGCCATCGCAGGGAACGCACCAGGTACACCAGCACCTGTCACACCGTGACAAGCGGCACAGTTAGTACTGTAAACCTTTTGACCCTGAACCATCAGCTCTTCCTTAGACCACTCACGATCACCGGAGGCAGCTGCAGCAGCGGCAATAGCCTTCTGCTCATCGACCCAAGCGGCATAATCTTCCTGAGACTTCACTTCAACCACAATTGGCATAAAGCCGTGGTCTTTTCCGCAAAGCTCAGTACATTTACCACGATACACACCAGGCTCTTCGATATAAGCCCAAGAGTCATTGATAAAGCCCGGATTCGCATCCTGCTTTACACCCAGTTCACGCACCCACCAAGAGTGGATTACATCGTTAGAGGTCATTAAGAAACGAATTCGCTGATTGACTGGCAGCACCAGTCGGTTATCAACGTCTTGTAAGTAGTGTTCATCTGTTGCACGCACAGCCGCATTGTTGATTCCGTCGCGGCTTTTCTGTGTCAGATTACTGAAGAAGCTAATATCATGATCTAAGTATTCATACTGCCACTTCCACTGATAGCCAGTGATCTTCACTGTCATGTCCGCTTTTTCAGTATTCTCAAGGTCGATCAATACTTTAGTGGCAGGCACGGCAATAGCGATCAGGATAGCCAGTGGAACCAGCGTCCAAATCAACTCAATGGTCGTGCTTTCATGAAAGTTGGAGGCGACTGCGCCTTTAGATTTGCGGTGATAGATCATCGAATAGATCATGACACCAAATACAATAACCGCGATTCCCACACACACCCAGAAGATGGTCATGTGTAAGCCGTAGATATCTCGGCTAATGGGGGTTACCCCTTCCGGGAGATTCAAACCGTATTCAGCAAACACTGTGCTTGGCAACATAAGCAGCGGCAAGATCAGTGTTTTGAATAAGGTCGCGATGAATCGGTTATTCAACATATAGCCTCCTCCAATGTCGATAGTTCCCCAGTCCGCAAGCGAACCGCGGAGAATCGAAAAGTTTAAAATTTAGTTTTAAACAGGTGTTTGAGAGCGCTTCAGCTGCCGATAAACCAATTAAATTTATGTGTGTATTGACCTTTTTATAGTGCTATCAGGCTACTCACACAACGCCACAATCTAATCAAATCGGCATTAAAGCCATTCAGTAATTGAAGAACAGTCTACAGTCAAGTTCGAAAATATACTAGTATGAATAAGAAAATCTAAACCCAAATAATTGGTCAGTAAAAATGCTAAGCACCGTCATCTCAAGTAGTTATTGCCAATCGTCATAATGTTTATGATATAAATCGCCCTCACGCGATAAAAAACGACGAATATTCCAAGGCAATTCTATGAGCAACCCACGTCAAAGTTTCCGACGCCTACTGCAATTTACAGTGGTATTAGCCCTCTGCGTCATTATTCTTGGCGCTTATACCCGACTCTCCGATGCTGGCTTGGGCTGTCCGGACTGGCCGGGTTGTTATGGTCATTTGGTCGGTGTGCCGGATGAACTGCCCCATGATGAGTTTGATCGCCCGCTGGAAACCGACAAAGCTTGGAAGGAAATGATCCATCGCTACCTTGCGGGCATATTGGGACTGGCTGTACTCGCCATTTTTATCTTTGCCGTTGCCAAGCGTAAACAACTCCAGCAAAGCGTACTGCTCCCAACCTTATTACTGTGTACCGTTATTTTTCAGGCCTTGCTTGGCATGTGGACGGTGACTCTATTACTGAGCCCCGTGATCGTTACTGCGCACTTGATTGGTGGTTTTACCACGCTATCGCTGACTTGGTTATTGCTGCTCAACCAATCTCGCGACACCAATGCTCCCGGTCCGGATACCAGCATGGGCTTACGCTTTTGGGCAGCCATTGGCTTTCTCTTATTAGTTGGGCAAATATTCCTCGGCGGCTGGACCAGCACTCACTACGCAGCGCTGGCGTGTGGAACGGACTTCCCAACCTGCATGAGCCAGTGGTGGCCAACCATGGACTTTGATAGCGCCTTCCAATTCGTTCATCACACTGGTGTTGATTATGAATTTGGAACACTGGAAAGCCCTGCTCGCACAGCCGTTCAGGTCACCCACCGAATAGGCGCACTAATCGTCGGCACCTACTTAATCGGCTTATTCCTATTATTGCTAGTTCAACCCCAGCGCAAATTCGCCGGCTTGGCAGGAATTCTGCTACTGGTGCTGGCCACACAGATCACACTAGGTATTCTGAATGTGGTGATGGCGCTGCCATTAAGTATTGCAGTCGCACATAATTTGGTTGCTGCCTTGTTACTACTAACCGTCATCACGATTAACCACCGCAGCTGGTTTCGTGTCGCAGCACCCGATAAAAGATAGGAACTAAAAAGCAGATACGCTAGTATCTAGTCGCTAACAATGGAGAGGAAACAATAACAATGGCACCTGCCAAGAAAACATTACTGACAATGATTTTTGTATTTGTCGCACCGATCGTCATCGGTAGCGTCATGTTTATGAACGCAGAACGCCTTGGTATGGATACCTCGACTGTTAACTATGGTCAATTAGTACAGCCTCCCGTCAATATCAGCACTGATGGCGTCACCCTTGATGGCCAGCCGGCTGATCCGGAGAATTTAGCGCGTAATCAATGGACGTTGCTGTATCTTAATCAAGCAGAATGTGGGGACGCTTGCCGCGCCCGTTTGGATTTACTCAAGCGTATTCGCCTGTTAACCAATGAAGATATGCGCCGGATTCGGACCGTTTCAGTCGGTGATACGCCCTGGACGGATACCGACGCGCTGAAGAACGCCTACCCTGATTTGATGCTCGCTGAACTAAGCGATGCACCCGATAATTTCCTGAAGCAATTCCCTAAACAGGATGAGCACCCCATTTATCTGATTGACCCACTTGGAAATTTAATGATGTATTATGTTGGTGAAGTGCCAGACATCAAAGGCATCATGAAAGATTTCAAACGTATTCTTAAGTACTCTCAAATTGGTTAATCGATGAATCCTGCTCGCCCTACCCTGAAAGACTTCCTGAAGCTTTGTAAACTCAAAGTCGTCGCACTCATTATGCTGACGGCAGTGGTTGGCATGTTTATGTCCACTACAGGCCTGCCGCCAATGCATTTAGTGATACTGGCTTCCATCGGAATCGCGCTTGCGTCATGCTCAGCTGCGGTGTTTAACCATGTCATCGATCAACGCATCGATACCATTATGCATCGCACCAAAAAGCGCCCATTGCCTGAAGGCAAGGTCAATACCAAGCAAGCGATTGCGTTTGGCGTATTGATTGGGGTTATTGGTATCGGCATTTTAGCCATTGGCGTGAATCTGTTGACTGCGGTACTTACCTTTTTCGCACTGATCGGCTATGCGGTGATTTACACCATGTACCTGAAACGTGCGACGCCACAGAATATCGTGATTGGTGGCGCAGCGGGTGCCGCTCCACCAATTTTAGGCTGGACTGCAATCACCAACTCGGTGGATTTAGGCGCATTGCTACTGTTTTTGATTGTGTTTATTTGGACGCCGCCACACTTTTGGGCGCTCGCTATTCACCGCCATGAAGAATATGCCAAGGTCGATGTACCAATGCTGCCAGTGACACACGGCCTGCCATTCACCCGCCTGCAGATTCTGCTGTACACCATTATTCTGTTTATCGTGACACTGATGCCTTATCTGGTCGGCATGAGCAGCCTGATTTACTTGGTTGGCGCAGTCGTGCTAGGCGGTGGCTTTCTTTACTACGCAGTTGAAATGCTAAGAACACCGGGTAACGACAAGCTACCCATGAAAACCTTTGGCTACTCGATAAACTACTTAATGGCCTTATTTGTGATTTTGCTGGTCGACCATTATTTCCCGCTACATCTTAATCAACTGGTTTGAGACAAGGAGACATGCACCATGGAATTTCTTAATGCAATCAAGAGCGTAATGGCGGCCTTTATCGGGGTGCAGAAAAAGAAAAACCTGGAGGATGACTTTGCTAAATCCAGTGCAACGCCGTTTATTGTGGCAGGGCTAATCATGGTGGTGGTGTTTGTTTTGGTCGTTTATACCGTCGTGCAGGTGGTGCTGAGCTAAGCATTATGGCTTAGCGCTCACCAAGTCATAACCATCACGTGACGCTAACTCAGTAGCAAGTTTCGATCGCCGACCCGTGCCACATCTTCATCCTGATGCGTGATCAACAAGACGGTTTTGTTGGTTGCTTTTGCAGTCTCTCGCACCCAGTCATTAGCAATTAAGCGCGTCGTGGCATCCAGCTCGGCAAAGGGCTCATCCAGCAACACAATCGGCTCAGGCCTTAATAGCGTGCGCAAAATAGCAATGCGCTGACGCTGGCCGCCGGATAATTTAAGCGGCGACTTATCCAACTGATCGCTGACTTCTAATACCTCGGCTGCTACTCTAATCCGCTGCTCAATATCATCACTCACTAATCCAAACTGCAAATTCTGCCAAACACTTAAATGCTCAAACAGATTATGCTCCTGAAACAGCATACTGACAGGACGCTGAGTTACTTTAAGTGGCGCAATGGACCGGCCATCCCAGCGGATATCACCTTGATCGACCGCTTCAAAACCGGCAATGGCATTCAGTAAAGTCGTTTTACCAACCCCGCTGCGCCCTTGAATCGTGAGGATTTCGCCAACGTCTACCGTGAAGTTATATTTCAGCGCCACTTCTTTCCAGCGCACCTCTAAATGATCAATTTCCAGCATGCTGACGACTCCGTTCAAAATACAGTACGATCATGGCGCACATAATGAGTAACACTGCTGACGCCAGCGAAGCATCTGCCATGCGATAGGTGCCGGCTAAGCGGTAAATTAACCAAGGCAGTGTCATCCAATCATCATTACCAAAGATAGCGAAGACGGCCACATCACCCATGGCAAACAGCAATACCAGTGAAAAGCTAAACCACAGCGTGCTTTTGATCCATGGATACTCAACTTTTAGTCGCGCCCAACCAGTAAGCTTCAGGGAATCTGCCAAGCGATAATACTGCTGATCAAACTGTAATAAACGCGGCCGTAAATGCTGGGTCGCAAACGGCGTAATGACAACGGCATTAAGCAGCACCACGAACAACATACCCCAATGATCCAGATCAATTCGCCTTAATAGAAACACATATAAGCCCACTGATAGCACCATCGCAGGCGCTAACAAGGTGTGCATGCCTAGCCATTCGTAGGTTAGCTGTCGCTTTACCTTTCCGGCCATGGCTGCTTGACGCAAAGGAATTAAGCTACCATAGGACAGCGCCAAAGCCAGCAGCGCGCTAATTAACGCCGCCAGCAAAGTCACCAATGCAGGCTGCGCAATCGACCATGCATTGAACGTTTTCCAGTTCATCTCGCTAATACCCGGAATAAGCGCCAGCATGGGCAGCAGCAAAATACACCACATCGTGCCATATAACAGCGCATTCCAAAGCTTCATGAGCGGCGAGGCTTCCGGTACCCAGCGACGGGAAACGGTTTCTACCGATAACCAGTTAGCTGAACCCCAGCGTGAAACTATCACATACAGCAGGCTTGTAATGGCAAATTGTACCCAAGCCAAGGCCAGCACCTCAGGAATATTAAAATCGTACTTCAACGCCTGATACATAGCGACTTCCAACGTTGTCGCCTGCGGCCCACCACCTAAAGCCAGCACCACACCAAAACTGTTAAAACACAGCACCGCAATAAACCCAAACATCCGCAGAAACGTCGCGCGCAAGCTGGCCACCTCCACAAAGCGCAACCGCTGCCAGCGGTTTAACTTAAGTTGTGCAGCCAGCTTCCAACTGGTATCGGGAATATTGTTCATTTGCTGATACAGCGCGCGCACGGCAAAAGGTAGATTTAGATAGACGTGAGCAATTAAGATGCCGTGCAAACCATACAGACTCCAACTTTCCGGCAAACCATCGATTAGCAAGCCAGAGCGCCCCAATAGCACGACTAAACCGGTAATTAGTACCAGCGTCGGTATGATGAAACACAATAGGCACAGGCTTAAAAAGCCCGCTTTAAAGGGAAGTTTTGGGGAGTAATAAAGCGCGCGCGCCACCGGCCAAGCCAGTAACACCGAGAGCAAGGCACTGAGCACCGCCTGCTTTAAAGAGAAGCCCAGAATTGACCAAAAGTAAGAATCGTGTAATAAGGCCCAATCAGCGCTATTTCCACCATCAAAACCGATCAGGCCATAGAATGATAGCGTAGTCACTGACACTAAAAACAACACACTGAGTTTGCCGAAAAACTCCGTCATAACACTACTGGCTCGGGCGTAAAGCGGCGATTATAGAACATGCCAAAGGAACATACTATGCAGCAACACTGGCAGGCCCGAATCAATAACGCGCTACAGCAAAATTACCAGTGGACGGCTTTTGCAAAAGGTAGCAGTAATCAGTTGTTTAAGGGCATTAATCAAGACTCTGCAAACGCTCCTGTGCTAATTGCCAGAATTAATGGAGCGAATGCGATTACGCCTGGGGTTAATCGGCGTCGTGAATCGGTATTGCTGGATGAGTTAAAGCACTTTAAATGGGCACCGCAGATCATTCGCAATGCGCCTGAGGAAGGCTGGTGTGTGATGCGTTGTTATGAGCCGCTTATTGCGAAGTCATTAACGGCACCTCAGCAACAACAGTTATTAGCAGCGATTGCAGAGCTGCAAAGCATTCAACCGTATAATCCAGATGGCTTACTTACTATTGATTACCATCAGTTGATGCTGGAAAACTACCAATCGCTGGCGGTACAACTTAATGATCGTGAGGCGTTAGAACAGATTGCAGTATTTGAACGGGGTTTATTTGGATTACCTAAGCTACCACTCTGCTTAGTGCATCATGACTTACATATGGGAAATCTGGCGCTCAATACCAACACCAAAAGCACCTTCTCTGAAAGCGCCACGCACGAACAAATCCCTGAGATCAGCTCTCTAAAGTCAGATGAGCAAGTGATTATTTTAGATTGGGAATATGGCGGACTAGGAAATGCATGGTTTGATGCTGCCGCCATGCATCGCTTTCTTAAGGTCTCACCGGAGGATTTAATAAAACTTCCGGCCTTCAGCACATTTAATACCGAAGCCTTTAATCATGGACTCAATGCGGCCATCAAACTCAGT harbors:
- the coxB gene encoding cytochrome c oxidase subunit II, with translation MLNNRFIATLFKTLILPLLMLPSTVFAEYGLNLPEGVTPISRDIYGLHMTIFWVCVGIAVIVFGVMIYSMIYHRKSKGAVASNFHESTTIELIWTLVPLAILIAIAVPATKVLIDLENTEKADMTVKITGYQWKWQYEYLDHDISFFSNLTQKSRDGINNAAVRATDEHYLQDVDNRLVLPVNQRIRFLMTSNDVIHSWWVRELGVKQDANPGFINDSWAYIEEPGVYRGKCTELCGKDHGFMPIVVEVKSQEDYAAWVDEQKAIAAAAAASGDREWSKEELMVQGQKVYSTNCAACHGVTGAGVPGAFPAMAGSPITTKTENMAAHIDIILNGKSGTAMQAFGKQLSDSDIAAVVTYERNAFGNNTNEIVQPATIKSAR
- a CDS encoding COX15/CtaA family protein produces the protein MSNPRQSFRRLLQFTVVLALCVIILGAYTRLSDAGLGCPDWPGCYGHLVGVPDELPHDEFDRPLETDKAWKEMIHRYLAGILGLAVLAIFIFAVAKRKQLQQSVLLPTLLLCTVIFQALLGMWTVTLLLSPVIVTAHLIGGFTTLSLTWLLLLNQSRDTNAPGPDTSMGLRFWAAIGFLLLVGQIFLGGWTSTHYAALACGTDFPTCMSQWWPTMDFDSAFQFVHHTGVDYEFGTLESPARTAVQVTHRIGALIVGTYLIGLFLLLLVQPQRKFAGLAGILLLVLATQITLGILNVVMALPLSIAVAHNLVAALLLLTVITINHRSWFRVAAPDKR
- a CDS encoding SCO family protein, whose translation is MAPAKKTLLTMIFVFVAPIVIGSVMFMNAERLGMDTSTVNYGQLVQPPVNISTDGVTLDGQPADPENLARNQWTLLYLNQAECGDACRARLDLLKRIRLLTNEDMRRIRTVSVGDTPWTDTDALKNAYPDLMLAELSDAPDNFLKQFPKQDEHPIYLIDPLGNLMMYYVGEVPDIKGIMKDFKRILKYSQIG
- the cyoE gene encoding heme o synthase, with amino-acid sequence MNPARPTLKDFLKLCKLKVVALIMLTAVVGMFMSTTGLPPMHLVILASIGIALASCSAAVFNHVIDQRIDTIMHRTKKRPLPEGKVNTKQAIAFGVLIGVIGIGILAIGVNLLTAVLTFFALIGYAVIYTMYLKRATPQNIVIGGAAGAAPPILGWTAITNSVDLGALLLFLIVFIWTPPHFWALAIHRHEEYAKVDVPMLPVTHGLPFTRLQILLYTIILFIVTLMPYLVGMSSLIYLVGAVVLGGGFLYYAVEMLRTPGNDKLPMKTFGYSINYLMALFVILLVDHYFPLHLNQLV
- a CDS encoding DUF2970 domain-containing protein, which codes for MEFLNAIKSVMAAFIGVQKKKNLEDDFAKSSATPFIVAGLIMVVVFVLVVYTVVQVVLS
- a CDS encoding ATP-binding cassette domain-containing protein, which codes for MLEIDHLEVRWKEVALKYNFTVDVGEILTIQGRSGVGKTTLLNAIAGFEAVDQGDIRWDGRSIAPLKVTQRPVSMLFQEHNLFEHLSVWQNLQFGLVSDDIEQRIRVAAEVLEVSDQLDKSPLKLSGGQRQRIAILRTLLRPEPIVLLDEPFAELDATTRLIANDWVRETAKATNKTVLLITHQDEDVARVGDRNLLLS
- a CDS encoding ABC transporter permease subunit, which gives rise to MTEFFGKLSVLFLVSVTTLSFYGLIGFDGGNSADWALLHDSYFWSILGFSLKQAVLSALLSVLLAWPVARALYYSPKLPFKAGFLSLCLLCFIIPTLVLITGLVVLLGRSGLLIDGLPESWSLYGLHGILIAHVYLNLPFAVRALYQQMNNIPDTSWKLAAQLKLNRWQRLRFVEVASLRATFLRMFGFIAVLCFNSFGVVLALGGGPQATTLEVAMYQALKYDFNIPEVLALAWVQFAITSLLYVIVSRWGSANWLSVETVSRRWVPEASPLMKLWNALLYGTMWCILLLPMLALIPGISEMNWKTFNAWSIAQPALVTLLAALISALLALALSYGSLIPLRQAAMAGKVKRQLTYEWLGMHTLLAPAMVLSVGLYVFLLRRIDLDHWGMLFVVLLNAVVITPFATQHLRPRLLQFDQQYYRLADSLKLTGWARLKVEYPWIKSTLWFSFSLVLLFAMGDVAVFAIFGNDDWMTLPWLIYRLAGTYRMADASLASAVLLIMCAMIVLYFERSRQHAGN
- a CDS encoding phosphotransferase family protein; protein product: MQQHWQARINNALQQNYQWTAFAKGSSNQLFKGINQDSANAPVLIARINGANAITPGVNRRRESVLLDELKHFKWAPQIIRNAPEEGWCVMRCYEPLIAKSLTAPQQQQLLAAIAELQSIQPYNPDGLLTIDYHQLMLENYQSLAVQLNDREALEQIAVFERGLFGLPKLPLCLVHHDLHMGNLALNTNTKSTFSESATHEQIPEISSLKSDEQVIILDWEYGGLGNAWFDAAAMHRFLKVSPEDLIKLPAFSTFNTEAFNHGLNAAIKLSETIDALWYWAREINQQCE